In the Nitrospirota bacterium genome, ACCATCACCGGGGAGCTGAAGAAACTCATCTCCTACACGGAAATCGGCAGGTGGAGCATCCTTCTTTACGCGCTGCTTTCCCTGCAGCTGTACTCGGCCATGCACTACGCAATGGAGACCGTCTTCAACGTCCAGGAGAAGCGCTCCTGCGTGAGCTTTATCCTGCACGCCATCATCTTGGTTACCCTCCTGATGTGCCTCATCTTCATATCCTTCGCCCTGACCACGCTGGTGCCGCTTCTGACGGCGCTCAAGCCCCTCCTGCCCTGGCTCAGGATAGGCCTCATCACCAGCATCGTCGTTCAGTACGTCGTGCCCCTGGGGCTCATCCAGTTTGCGGCCATCGTGGTCTACATGATGCTGCCGAAGCGCAAGATACTCTTCCGCAACGCCTTCTGGGGCGGGCTCTTCACGGCCGTCTTTCTCGAGGTGGCCAAGTACGCCTTCACCTGGTACGTGGGAACCATCATGCAGCTGGGCACCATATACGGCTCGCTCTCGGTCTTCGTGGTCTTTCTGCTGTGGGTGTACTACGCCGCGTCCATCTTCCTGGTGGGCGGGGAGATAGTGCACAACCTGACGGAAAAAACCGGCAGCAGGGAGAAGAGCCCCCGGGTGATGGAGACGCCCTGAGGTCTCGCATCTTTTGACTCGCCATGGGCACAGGGGCTAAGTACTCTGTGTGCTGCATTATTCAGAACGATGCGTCCCGAAGAAGGATGACCTTCCTGCTCGTTACACCTCCTACTGTGCATTCATGGTATAACTCTTAGCGGATGGGTTTTGCCCGTCCTCCGAGAAGGCAGGAGAACTTCCTTTTCACCTGGGTCCTAGAACCCTTCTTGCAGTGTGTTCCCTGCCTCCCAAAGCCATTATAAGTTGATTGGGCCTTGGAGCCCTGGTTACGCGGGAGGATTGGTTTTGGAGGCACTTCCTGCCCAACGGTAAGCGTCATGCAAGGAGGACGGGTATGGGGAAGCTCTACGTAGGGATAGACGTATCCAAGGACACATCCTCGGCCCACGGTATAGGCGAGGAGGGCAAC is a window encoding:
- a CDS encoding YihY/virulence factor BrkB family protein — translated: MTDIPTLLYRSIRDFFKDDGLFLSASLSYYVMLTIVPLGLFVVALIGSLLGGNPGLRDFFVDKLVGLFPQVTGTITGELKKLISYTEIGRWSILLYALLSLQLYSAMHYAMETVFNVQEKRSCVSFILHAIILVTLLMCLIFISFALTTLVPLLTALKPLLPWLRIGLITSIVVQYVVPLGLIQFAAIVVYMMLPKRKILFRNAFWGGLFTAVFLEVAKYAFTWYVGTIMQLGTIYGSLSVFVVFLLWVYYAASIFLVGGEIVHNLTEKTGSREKSPRVMETP